cCGACTCATCCGAAACTCATCTCATCaaagccatctcaattgggttgaggtcgggtgattgtggaggccaggtcatctgatgcagcattccatcactctccttcttggtcaaagagcccttacacagtctggaggtgttttcgatcactgtcctgttgaaaaacaaatgataatgggactaagcccaaaccagatgggatggcgtattgctgcagaatgctatggtagccatgctggttatgggtgccttgaattctaaataaatcacagtgttgccagcaaagtacccccaaaccataacacCTCCACCTCCACGCTTTACGGTGGAACATACACAtctggagatcatccgttcacaaaGATATGGCGGTTGGGagcaaaaatgtcaaatttggactctagaccaaaggacacatttccaccagtctaatgtccgttgctcatgtttcttggcccagtaattcgaccatgaaggcctgattcacagtcttgatgttgagatgtgtctgttacttgaactctctggagcatttatttgggctgcaatttttgaggctggtaacttttaatgaacttatcctctgcagcagaggtaactcttggtcttccattcctgtggcggtcctcatgagagccagtttcatcatagcacttgatgttttttgagactgcacttgaagaaactttttaaagttcttgaaatgttccatattgactgaccttcatgtcttaaagtaatgaaggattgtaatttctctttgcttatttgagctgttcttgccataatatggacttggtctttttccacaaattaacttttaacaaggaacacctgttaattgaaatgtattccaggtgactacctcatgaagctggttgagagaatgccaagagtgtgcaaagctgttatcaattCAAATGGTGGCAGCTTTGAAGAATctatttctttaacacttttttggttactacatgtttccacatgtgttatttcatagttttgatgtcttcactattattctacaatgtagaaaagagcacaaataaagaaaaaccctaacatgagtaggtgttctaaaatgcTTGACCGGTGGTGTATGGAATAGAGATGCATGTTTTTGTTAAACAATCAaagggcaaacaattcacacaatggaTGTACAAGAATTGCTGGGAGACAGCGAAGCACGGAGAGCTGagtattctggagagagatgcCCATATCTTCGCCACACGCCCCTCCCCTTCTTCTAGCctcaacattttaaattatacTCAAGACACATTATCTTCACAGGTTTgagatgcttttcactgacagcctCAGCTCAATAATCGACTAGGCCTATCACTCTACCCGAACTTCCCAAATGGGTATAAGATCATCATAATCGGCTAGGCCTATCACTCTGCCCGAACTTCCCAGATGGGTATAAGATCATCATAATCGACTAGGCCTATCACTCTGCCCGAACTTCCCAAATGGGTTTAAGATCATCATAATCGGCTAGGCCTATCACTCTGCCCGAACTTCCCAGATGGGTTTAAGATCATCATAATCGACTAGGCCTATCACTCTACCCGAACTTCCCAGATGGGTTTAAGATCATCATAATCGGCTAAGTCAAGCTCTCTGGTACAGTATTTTGAATTGTTTTCATTTAGACAGGAGTAATTTGTTTATTTTGGCAAAACATCAATCAACATCTGAACAGTGCACTCGCCCAACTTTCCTTTCTGATTGGCAAGTGGCGTGATACCAAAGATCTGTATACAATGACCTGATACACACGTCTCCTCCCTAACAATGCCAGTCATTGTCACAAAGACAGGAATGAAGACGACAAGCCAAGGTCCACATATTACGCCCATAGAAACGTATTGGACTTATTCAGGACAGATTTTGTCCTGAATAATAAGTCGCTAGCTACTTAGTTTCAACATCAACAGCAAAGCACTTGATTTAGCCAACATAATCATCCTCTATATTTGGTCTGGTTGCCTGACGCtcggcagagagaggcagaaagacacagagaggtaAATCACAGTCAGTAGAAGAAATCAAGCCAGCTAACTAGCAGATTTACATCAATCATCAATATCAATGACGAGCCGATTGCCCTCTTTCCTCATTTGTTTTTTCACTTTGAGCAACTGCACCTGAGAGACCTGTGCATGGCCCTGCTAAACCCTAACCGAACCTAATCATAACACCAAATGCATGGTCATTATTGGTCAACTGCACCTGAAAGACCTGTGCATGGCCCTGCTAAACCCTAACCTAATCATAACACCAAATGCATGGTCATTATTGGTCATTGTCAGTCAATAATGTAAATTAACAGATGCTGTATATTTGGGCGACTGAGTCATCGTGTACTAAACGTGAGTAATGATGATTATAATCCATTGTCAATAGCAGGTCTAGTCATACTCATCATCCATTGAGTCATTGACACACAAGAAGGCACAAACAAAACAGTTCAGATGTTTATCAAACATTCCTAATGTTTATCAAACGTTCCTAAACGTTCCTAATGTTTATCAAACGTTCCCAATGTTAATCAAACGTTCCTAATGTTTATCAAACGTTCTTAAACGTTCCTAATGCTTATCAAACGTTCCTaaatgttcctaatgtttatcAAACGTTCCTAATGTTTATCAAACGCATCTGTTGAATTACATCCCCGTCCTTGATCTGTGGTCTCGCCAACTCCATTGCTCTCATTAAACCAACTATTGAGCTCAATGTACTATGATAGCAGTGTAATCACTTCCTGTCTCCCTCTGGCCCTGAACACACCCAGTGTGTTTATCACAGGAAGGCAGTGTGACAAAAGTGACATCGGGACAACCACAGACTTGGGAGGGATAAACAACCACAATACAGGAAGCAAAATGTAACACGCAACACAAGCAAAAGAAACTCAATCGCCAACTGATCACTCCCATCTTTGACAAAGACTACTCCCAACATGAAAATTGAGGCAGTAGAGATAGTGACAAATTAGAAAAAAGTGCATCAAGCTGCTACATGGAGATACATACATAGCTAGAGTCATTCAGCCTTTTATAACTTCCAAATCAACCACTCCCTGTATGTCTAATAATACCATGGGATGGGATGGCAGGAGGTGACACAATACAATGAGAACAAAATGGTTTATTTTGCAAGCAGATAAAGGACCAAGCAATGATGTTCTGACAGTATGACTAGTGATAAGGTCAGTAAGTGGGTTACTGTGTACAGTTGAACTAAATCCCGTGTTCTCTGTTCATTACCCAACAGTGAAAGAACCCTGCTGACCAACATGGGTTCAGTTCTACCACGGGGATCCCCCTCATTCTGCTTCAGGCTCTTCTTCTTCAGCACCTGCCTGGTGCCTCTCCTGTACTTTCTGAGTATGTATGGGTGGGGTCTAAACTCCGAGAGACGCCACATTGTCACCGGGAACCTCACCATCCTCCTGTGGCATTGGCCCTTCGGCCCATCCTACAGCCTGGAGGGAGACGTGTGCTGGGACAGGTACCGTATCCCTGGCTGCCGCCTGGTGGACCAGCGCTCCCTCTACCCTAGCGCTGACCTGGTGGTCTTCCACCACAGAGAGCTGATGACGGGCCAGGAGCGTCTGCCCTTACACCTCCCCCGGGCGAGGCACCAGACGTGGGTCTGGCTCTCCCTGGAGTCCCCTGACAACAATGGAGACCTGAAGCCCTTCAATAACGTGTTCAATTGGACCATGTCCTACCGCCGTGATGCCGATTTCACCATACCATATGGAAAGCTGGTGGCGAAGGACAGAGATACGGGTAATTATAGCAGCACACAGGGCTACATTCCTAAAAATAAGTCCCACCTGGCCTGCTGGGTGGTTAGTCACTACAACCCCCAGCAAAAGAGGAGCTTGGTGTACAATAGCCTAAGGAAAAGCATCAAAGTGGAGGTGTATGGGCAATTGGAAGGGAGAGTACTGGCCCCCAGCAACTTGCTGCCCACCATCTCACGCTGCTACTTCTACCTGGCCTTTGAGAACTCCATCTCCAAGGATTACATCACAGAGAAGCTCTGGCGGAACGCTTACCAGGCAGGGGCGGTGCCTGTGGTTCTCGGTCCGCCTCCAGATGACTACAAGGCTGTGGCCCCCCCCAACTCCTTCATCCACATTGAGGACTTTCCATCCACTACAGAGCTGGGGAACTCTCTCAGCCAGCTAATACTGGATAAGGAGAGATATGCTGGGTACTTTGCATGGCGCCACAGCCATCAAGTGAAAGTGTAcacagactggagggagaggctTTGTAGCATCTGCTCCCAGCATCACATCCTGCCTGCTCAGAAGGTGTACCGCGACCTGGAGGCCTGGGTCAGGTGGGGACATGAAGTCCACTGACAGAGCCTCAAAGGCTTTCTGCATACCCAAATGAGCTCCGActccagtgcactacttttgaacagggtccATAAGTACACCACCTTGTAAAAACGCACAGCTTCAAGAGTGTTAGTCATCAAGAACCAGTGCATTTCACATACACGGACGTGTGTCAATGAGTCAGTAAAGTACACATTGAGAAACAGGGCTTTCCTGTGTTATAGTTTCACCCTCTGCCAATAACTAGTGTTCCCATTTTCCTTCCCCACACGCAGCAAAATAACTTGAGAAGTGGCTCTATGAACATTTTAATTGATATCACAGTAAGATGTGTAAAAACAGCAGAATTTAAGTAATATGTTACAGTACCAATGCAGAAGGAACAGGAGATATACCAAGCCAAACATTTAACGACACTTATTTATAATGTGTGGATATGACATTGACAAGACTTATTGCAAGGCGTTCACTATAAAGCATTAGAACACCCACAAGGTAAAAACCTTAACTGTGAGAACAAAATGTAAAATTTTCAACTTGGAATAAATTGTAACTACACAGGAGTTTGGAATGGAAAATGTACAGGTAACATCTTCAGGTTTCCCCAGAGAATTAGCCAGTTTCAATAAATTATCAAATATGCTTTCAATTATAAACATGGGATTGTGTAAAAACATGTCACAAGAGAGCAGAGTCACAAGAGGAAATCACTTTAAATACATATGAAGGCACGAGATTTTGACTTGGCCATTTTAGAAAGGCCCGAGCAAAGCAACTATTATAGGATTGAGGAAGTCAGTGACAAACAATTTAGGTCACTGACAATCACGTTAACAAGAAAAAAAAAGGTTGAGAGGCAGTACTCAATGCCCCACGACAGACATCCTACCGTTTGTCCCTTTGGTGCAACGTGAACTACGGTTCCAGTTTCAAAATAATAAAATCACGTCAGTTAATGTGCAACAGATGAAAAATACATTCATGGGTAACAAAACATACCAGAATTCTTAGCAACACAAGTACACTGTATTTGATACTTCCACTAATGAATGTCCTCCTGAGAAAGACAAAAGAATACTTAGAAACTCTAGATAAGAAAACTGTCACCTGAAAATAGCTCACCGCTGGAGGATAACACAGAACAAAGACGTTCAAGATAaagaaacaaaatatatataaaaaaaaatcagactCAACAACAGCAAAACTTTGTGCAAAGCCATCTCATACCGGATTCAGAGCCAATGGTTAACCCCTCCCCATCCCTTTAGTCATGATGCTGGCTGGGGCGTCAACAGTCGTGCAGATGACTTGTAGCTGAACTGGGTGGGAGGCAAGGCACAACCGATGAACAGGCAACATGAAGCAGAGAGACAAAAGGCAGAGAGACACCGGGAAGCTCCAGCGTTGAGCCATTTATTTACTGGCCAACAAGCCGCCACTCACCTGACTTTCTCTCTGTGGTCCAGGGGGACTAGGGTGTGGTAGAACTGCATATGAGGACACCCGCCTGGGTTGGTGGGGGCTGGAGGACTAAAGAGGTAGGCATGTTGGGTGGGGAAGGGAAGAGGTGGCCACATGGCCCGGGCTGGTTTGGAGAACTGGAACCTGTTTAGCTTGTCAGGTGACCCACCAGTCCAGGGTGCAGGGCCTGCTTAAAGACATCTGGCCTCTGGAGGGGGGGCATGTAGAAGGTGGGGCCCCCAGGGTGGCCAGAGAGAGAGTACCCCTGCCCGGGGAGGGGGGAGTGAGCCATGTGCGGGGGAGGGGGGCTCTGCTCATAGTACTGTCCTTCACACTCCTCATCGAAGGGGAGGGCCAGGCGCTTCCCCTTCTGTCTGCGGTTACAGAACCACACACGTACCACCTGCCAAAAACAACAAGTCACAAGCTTACCAAACAGCATCTCCACACCTCTTATTAGAAATACAGAACCTGacagggtcagaagttaacaGCATTAAGATTCAAACCATGGCAACACAAGCAAGAAGGCATTTGCCATAAATGCATTTAGGCACCCTGTCATGTAAGAGGAACTTAAAATCCATATAGGGTTGAGGAAGTATAAGGCAGTAAGTGATGGCCAGCTGTATGGGACTCACATCTCTCTCCAGACACAGGTCATCAGCAATGTGTGTGATCTCCTGGGTGTTCGGTTTGGGACACTTGACAAAGTAGGACTCCAGAGCAGTGCGCACCGACCCCTCCAGACTGGTCCTCCGCTTCCTCTTCCTGGTGTCCACAAATACCCGCTCGATCTTGTACATCTGGGGACAAATATGAACTTATATTTAGACCGGGACATTGCAGTGTGCTTTGGTCCATTCCAGAGCTGATAATACTATGGTTCCACTCAACCCCCCCTTGCCTATTTAGCTTCTGCGCTATTTAACAGTGAACATTGTCTAATAAATATTACCTTGGTTGCACGTGGCATCTATCCTCAAGATGGCATCCTACACTCCACAAACCTGAACTACAACCAACATACTCACATCCTGGGGGTTGTCCGAGGTCTCAGCCTCATTCAACCATCTCCGAAGCAGGGGCTTCAGCTTGCACATGTTCTTGAAGCTAAGCTGGAGCGCTTCAAAGCGGCAAATTGTAGTCTGGCTGAACATCTTGCCTAAACAGAGAACAAGTTGTCATCAGTGGTTGACGTCACTGCAACTACAGTAGTTGCAGTGAAGGAAATTAATATTGCCTCAACGCATTTGAGGAAACTAGTCTACAATTTAATGAGACACTCAGCAAATTCAGAGGGCAAAGAATTGCATTCACCGCATCAATAGAACAGAAGGGATGTATGTATGGATAGTATTCAACACAGCAGGAAAACTCACCATAAAGGTTGCCTAGGGCCAGGCCTACATCTGCCTGTGTGAAACCCAGAGTTATACGCTTGTGTTTAAGCTCCTTGGCAAACTGTTCCAGCTCCTCAGTTGAAAGATTCTCCTGTTAGAGGGAAATTTACTAACGACATGAGGAAAACATTACACAACAACGCTCTCTTTGAATGAAATGATAACTTGTAGGATACACACATTATAGTACAATGACTATAAGATAACAGTACATTGAGGACCGTTTGACTCGCCTCTTCCTCCGAGTCACTGCACCCGCCGCTGGAGGAACTACTGCTCCGGGTAGAGGTTTGCGCCTGGGGCGCTTGGGCAGTTTGGCTTGCATTCCCGTTGAAGAACGTGACCCCGGGTAACCCATTACTGGGGGGTGAGGGCGAGAGAGATGGGGACGATGAAGACGATGTTGAGGGTATGGAGTTGAGGTTTTGAGTAGTGGTATTCGCAGCCGGTATGTGGGGAAAGCCGGGCCAAAACGACGAGTTCCATGGAGTCGAGTAGTAAACCCCGTGAGCTACAGCAGACGATGGTGGAGTTGGATAATGTTGAATCTTTTGCCCATACTCGTCATTGACATCCTTCTCAAGCTTTATTTCGGACATCTTGACTTGTTCCCTGGTGTCGGTGTTATGTTGGCTCAGGTTTGTGGGGTGGGCAGCCGCTGCGACCCCTGCTACTTGCCCGGTGTACTCCGGAGCGGCGATGGGACACCAGTGTTTGGGTTGGCAAAAGTCACCGGCTTGCAAGTCGGAGGCCCTATAGTCACCAGTGCCCGGTGGGAATGGCAAAAAGGTTTGATTGGTTGTTGGAGGCATCCCATTATATGCGGCCTTGTTGAAGAGAAGACTATGGTGTTGCAGAACGCCGTGTGGGATCTGGAGCGACGCGCCTCCAAACCCCTCTTGACTCAAGGCCTGGGCGTACATGGCCCGGCTGAAGTCATCAGGCCGGCTGTTGCACTCGGAAGTAGTGCTCTGGGGTCGCTCCGACATTCTCCTTGGTTTGATCGCCTTCGTAAAAGATCAGGTGATATTCAATAACGCTTGCCGTTTCGAATAAACCTTTTCAGAAACGCAAGCAGTTTGGTGCCTATGTGCGAGATACCCATCAACTGTAGTCCATTGAATTTCGAGTTCACCACCACCTTGCTTCGCCTTCAAACTCAAACGCCCGTCTCACAACAAACACTCCAGCTCCACAGGTTTCATCTGGCGCTGGAGATTACGATGTTAATTGCCTCGCCTCCCATTGGCCGCGAGAGACAATCAAGCACAGCTGACGGTCATTTTGTGAATGaacttgatttttttttttcattcacGGTGTTAAAACAGTGGGCGTGCTTTCCCATTCGAAACTTTGGAGAATCTTTTATTTCTTTTTTAAACGACTAAATATAGACTGTTCCTCTTCCTGGGATAAAATGTAAATAATGCAAGCGGGGGTATGCAAAACTCCTGTAAGCAATTAAAGGAAATTATATTGGAAAAGTTAGGCTATATGTAGTTCACGGATTCAATGTTGATCCATTTAGTATgtttacattactaatcagtaGGATATTCAGTGACTGTAGCTAAAGTATCTGATATGCATGGAGCATTGTGTGGACTTTGTTTAAATACTTTACCTTAACGAGCTTTCCTTGGTATACATGCAACCAGATGCATTTAAACAGCAGAATTCAAGATTTGGACTATTACTCATTAGAAAGAATGTATAGGTCAAATTGTGATCAAATCAACAATCGCGTTTAATTCAACAACGTCTCGGGAACCTTGCTGTTCCTGCTCAATTTTCATGTTCACTCACTGTATATCTATTTTATATTAGAATATCAAGCAATATAGAAAATATTAGTAGGCCCATGTGCACTTTTATTAGCCTATAAccttaaaaataaaatgttatttgtcacatgtttcgCAAACAACAggcgtagactaacagtgaaatgcttatttacgggCATTCcccaacaacgcagagagaaAAACAAAA
This region of Oncorhynchus masou masou isolate Uvic2021 chromosome 8, UVic_Omas_1.1, whole genome shotgun sequence genomic DNA includes:
- the pou5f3 gene encoding POU domain, class 5, transcription factor 1, which gives rise to MSERPQSTTSECNSRPDDFSRAMYAQALSQEGFGGASLQIPHGVLQHHSLLFNKAAYNGMPPTTNQTFLPFPPGTGDYRASDLQAGDFCQPKHWCPIAAPEYTGQVAGVAAAAHPTNLSQHNTDTREQVKMSEIKLEKDVNDEYGQKIQHYPTPPSSAVAHGVYYSTPWNSSFWPGFPHIPAANTTTQNLNSIPSTSSSSSPSLSPSPPSNGLPGVTFFNGNASQTAQAPQAQTSTRSSSSSSGGCSDSEEEENLSTEELEQFAKELKHKRITLGFTQADVGLALGNLYGKMFSQTTICRFEALQLSFKNMCKLKPLLRRWLNEAETSDNPQDMYKIERVFVDTRKRKRRTSLEGSVRTALESYFVKCPKPNTQEITHIADDLCLERDVVRVWFCNRRQKGKRLALPFDEECEGQYYEQSPPPPHMAHSPLPGQGYSLSGHPGGPTFYMPPLQRPDVFKQALHPGLVGHLTS
- the LOC135544675 gene encoding alpha-(1,3)-fucosyltransferase 7-like — its product is MGSVLPRGSPSFCFRLFFFSTCLVPLLYFLSMYGWGLNSERRHIVTGNLTILLWHWPFGPSYSLEGDVCWDRYRIPGCRLVDQRSLYPSADLVVFHHRELMTGQERLPLHLPRARHQTWVWLSLESPDNNGDLKPFNNVFNWTMSYRRDADFTIPYGKLVAKDRDTGNYSSTQGYIPKNKSHLACWVVSHYNPQQKRSLVYNSLRKSIKVEVYGQLEGRVLAPSNLLPTISRCYFYLAFENSISKDYITEKLWRNAYQAGAVPVVLGPPPDDYKAVAPPNSFIHIEDFPSTTELGNSLSQLILDKERYAGYFAWRHSHQVKVYTDWRERLCSICSQHHILPAQKVYRDLEAWVRWGHEVH